In Desulfosudis oleivorans Hxd3, the DNA window TTTCAAACGCCCGGAACTGTTTCTCGACCTTGCCGGCGCCCTGCCGGAGCACCGTTTCATAATGATTGGCGGAGCCGATCCGTCCCGACCAGACTATTATCGGGCAATCAGGCAACAGGCGGAAAAACACGACAACCTGGACTTTCTCGGGTTTCAGCCCCTGGATGAAACGGAAAAAGCGTTTGACCGGGCCGCCCTGTTTGTGAACACATCCTTGCAGGAAGGATTTCCCAACACATTTTTGCAGGCCTGGGCCAGGGGTGTGCCAACGGTCTCTTTCTTTTCCCCGTTTACAGGCAGCAATGACAACAGACCCGGCATTTATGTAAACACGCCGGAAGAACTGGCCCGCAACGTGGCCCACCTGATGAATACACCGGGCGAACGACAAACCTCAGGGGAACAGTACCGGCAATACTACCTGGACCACTTTTCCCCGAATGCAGTGGTTCCTCAATATGAAGCCATCATCAACCGGCTGGTCTGACATGCGTAAAAAAATCCTCTTTATCCTGAATTCACTGGCCATGGGCGGCGCGGAAAAACAGACCATTACCCTGGTCAACAGCTTGGATAAAAATATTTTTGAAACAGGTCTGGTATATCTCGATAACGAAAACAGCCTGTTGCCCCAGGTCGATGCATCGCGACTGACTGTGCTGGAGTGTCTTTACCGTAAACACCGACTGGACCTGCGGGTTGTAAAAAAACTTCGTCAACTGATACATTCGCACCGATATGATGCTGTTGTCTGTGTAGACTCTTATCCCATGCTTTATGCCTTTATCTGCCGTCTGACCGGTCGCCAACGGCCGGCGATTGTCCAAGTATTGCATTTTACCACACACAGACCGGATGCGTGGATCCGAATAAAAAATATCTATCTGTACCGGCACCTGATGAACCGGTGTAAAAAAACGATATTTGTCTGCAAGAGCCAGATGGAGTACTGGGTAAAAAAATTTTCCATACAGCCCGCTGTGTCGACATATATATACAACGGCATTGATACGGCATACTTCTCCGACACCTTTTCTGCGGAAGAAAAACTGCGACTCAGACAGTCCCTTGGCTTTCATGCCAATGATTTTGTCGTCGGCATCTGCGCCGCTCTGCGGCCGGAGAAAAAACACACCGATTTTATTGACGCCATCAAACTGGCGCGGACGCAGAACCCGGACATCAAAGGCCTTGTCGTCGGGGATGGGCCGCTGAAAAAGAATATTCAGCGACACATCCATGCCAATAGGATGGGCGGTTCAGTCAAAATGGCGGGCTTCCAGCATGATGTGCGGCCTTATATTGCCGTCTGCGACTGCATGGCCCTGACATCTCATGAAGTGGAGACTTTTTCCATGGCGGCTTTGGAGGCCATGGCCATGGCCCGGCCAATGGTGATGACCGACCTGGGCGGCGCCAGAGAACAGGTTGAACATGGCGTATCCGGCTTTATCTATGCAAAAGGTGACGTCACAACCCTGGCCGGGCATTTATACAACATGGCGAAAAATCAAAGCCACGGGGTAATGGGGGCCAATGCCCGGACCCGGGTGTGCAATAATTTTACACTGGGAAAAATGGTGGAAGCTTACACCGGTCTTTTGAAGGAGATAAAATAAAAATCAACTGAATTTACTATCGGTTTCCGAAAGGCCGCTGCTTTAAACATGAAAGTACTTCTGGTTAATAAATTTCTCTTTGCCAAAGGTGGCGATGCCATCAGCACCCTGGACACAGGCCGGATTCTTGAGGCCCATGGGCATGAGGTGGTTTTCTGGGGCATGGATCATCCGGACAACCCGCCCTGGCCTTTTGCAGACCTTTTTGTTTCTCATGTGAATTATGAAAACGCGGGTGGCCCTGGTGGTAAAGCCAGAACCGCCATGAACATTCTGTACTCATTTGAGGCCAGAGAAAAAATGGCGGCCCTGCTGGAAAAAACAAAGCCGGACCTGGTGCACTTGAACAACTTCGCACACCAGCTAGGCCCCAGTGTTCTGGATGTAATCAAGAAACACGGCATTCCCACTGTGATGACCATGCACGACTACAAGATGGTCTGCCCTGTTTACACTATGCTTTGCAATGGTCGGGTTTGCGAAAAATGCAAAAATGGCCGGTTTTACCATTGCGGGCTCAACCGCTGCACCAAGGGCAGCTTGTTTAAAAGCATGGTGAACGTGGCGGAGATGTACCTTCACCACCGGATGCTGCATATTTATGACAAAATCGATCTTTATATCTCGCCCAGCCGGTTTCTAAAAAACAAAGTGGAAGAAATGGGCCTGAAAGGCGAGGTGGCCTATCTTCCCAACTGCGTGGATGTGTCCGGTTTTGTGCCCTGCTTTGAGTGGCGGGAAAAAAGCATTGTTTATGTGGGGCGGCTTTCCCATGAAAAGGGCGTGGAAACCCTGATTGATGCGGTTAAAAACATTCATGGCGTACGACTGAAAATCATCGGTGACGGGCCGCTGAAAGCAAACCTGGAAGAAAAGGTTAAAAACGAAAACATCGGCAACGTGGTTTTTCTCGGATACCGAACCGGTCAGAATTTGCACAATGAAATTCGGAACTCAATGTTCCTGGCCATCCCTTCGGAGTGGTATGAAAATAGCCCACGGGTCGTGATCGAAGCGTTTGCCCTGGGCAAGCCTGTGGTGGGCGCCAGGATCGGGGGGATTCCAGAGCTGGTGCAGGACTGGGAAACCGGGTTGACGTTCACTTCCGGGGATGTGGATGATTTGCGGAAAAAAATAAATTTAATGCTGAACAGCAATACCAGGATTTCCCAATTGGGGAAGAATGGACGGGCTTTCGTAGTGCAACAGGCTGAGCCGACGGTTTACTACCGGCGACTGCTGGAGTGCTATGGCCGTGCCCGTCAATTGAATCACAACGATACCGTCAGACGCTAATCAGAGAGAACGGTCTGGAGAAAATCCATGAAACTTCTTTTCATCGGTGACGCCAATCCTGATAAAAAATTTATTGACATAATGGCTGCCAGCAATATCAATATTACAAAAAGGTGTAAAAAGTTGGGGCACCTTACGGGCCGTCGGCATTTGCTCAGGCATTTACAATATCTTATTATGGCTGCTTATGGAGTCATGCGAAGAAAAAATTTTGAGTGTGTTTTTATCTGGCAACAATATATCGGAATATATTATTATCTGCTGACATTGTTGTGGCCTTTTTACAAGAAACCGACCGTTCTTTTTTATGTTATCTACAAAAAATCAAATAATCGTATTATTAATGGGATCAAAACCAAACTCTTTTTAAATGCCTTTAATTCAGGAATTTTTTTAAGCGTTATTTTTATTAACAAGGAAGATTACCTGTATAACCATATTCATACTATTTACCGGGATTTTGTTCATTTTTACCAGCAGCCCTCCGCTTACATTGAAAACAACCTTGATAAATTGCCTACCGAAAAAAGATTGTTCTCCGGCGGTGTCTCCAACAGGAATTATAG includes these proteins:
- a CDS encoding glycosyltransferase, with the translated sequence MGGAEKQTITLVNSLDKNIFETGLVYLDNENSLLPQVDASRLTVLECLYRKHRLDLRVVKKLRQLIHSHRYDAVVCVDSYPMLYAFICRLTGRQRPAIVQVLHFTTHRPDAWIRIKNIYLYRHLMNRCKKTIFVCKSQMEYWVKKFSIQPAVSTYIYNGIDTAYFSDTFSAEEKLRLRQSLGFHANDFVVGICAALRPEKKHTDFIDAIKLARTQNPDIKGLVVGDGPLKKNIQRHIHANRMGGSVKMAGFQHDVRPYIAVCDCMALTSHEVETFSMAALEAMAMARPMVMTDLGGAREQVEHGVSGFIYAKGDVTTLAGHLYNMAKNQSHGVMGANARTRVCNNFTLGKMVEAYTGLLKEIK
- a CDS encoding glycosyltransferase family 4 protein, which encodes MKVLLVNKFLFAKGGDAISTLDTGRILEAHGHEVVFWGMDHPDNPPWPFADLFVSHVNYENAGGPGGKARTAMNILYSFEAREKMAALLEKTKPDLVHLNNFAHQLGPSVLDVIKKHGIPTVMTMHDYKMVCPVYTMLCNGRVCEKCKNGRFYHCGLNRCTKGSLFKSMVNVAEMYLHHRMLHIYDKIDLYISPSRFLKNKVEEMGLKGEVAYLPNCVDVSGFVPCFEWREKSIVYVGRLSHEKGVETLIDAVKNIHGVRLKIIGDGPLKANLEEKVKNENIGNVVFLGYRTGQNLHNEIRNSMFLAIPSEWYENSPRVVIEAFALGKPVVGARIGGIPELVQDWETGLTFTSGDVDDLRKKINLMLNSNTRISQLGKNGRAFVVQQAEPTVYYRRLLECYGRARQLNHNDTVRR